The Verrucomicrobium spinosum DSM 4136 = JCM 18804 DNA segment GATGCCCAACCATGTGCACGTGTTATTTCAGCCAAATGCCTCCCATGGGCTCGGCGATATTGTGCGTTCTTGGAAGCAGTACACTGCGTCGAAGATCAATGCGCTTCTAGGCAAATCTGGTTCGTTGTGGCAGGAGCGCTATTGGGATCGGTTGTTGAGAAATCCTGCGCATCATTGCAAGTGCCGTGAGTATGTTCGTGAGAACCCCGCGAAAGCGAAGCTGCGGGATGGGGAGTTTAGTTTTTGGGAGCGTGAGCGGGGCTAGGAACCCCCGCCTCCTTTACGCACGAACAAGCGACGAGGTGACTTGGCCGCAGAGTAAAGGAGGCGGGGTCTCCGGCCCCGCGGTCTGTGGGGTGGCCGGAGATGGGAGGGGATCGTGGGACGATTGGAGCGTGAGCGGGGCTGGGAACCCCCGCCTCCTTTACGCACGAACAAGCGACGAGGTGACATGGCCGCAGAGTAAAGGAGGCGGGGTCTCCGGCCCCGCGGTCTGTGGGGTGGCCGGAGCGGGAAGGGGATCAAGGGGCGCTTGGCGCGTGAGCGGGGCTGGGAATCCCCGCCTCCTTTACGCACGAACAAGCGACGAGGTGACTTGGCCGCAGAGTAAAGGAGGCGGGGGCTCCGGCCCCGCGGTCTGTGGGATGGGCGGAGCAGGAAGGGGATCAAGGGACGTTTGGTGCGTGAGCGGGGCTGGGAACCCCCGCCTCCTTTACGCACGAACAAGCGACGAGGTCAGAAGGCTGGAGTGATGACCGCACTCCCACTCCCCTCACGCTCCGGGCTTTGTCTTCGCCTCTGGATGCCGCCCCAAAATCTTCCGCAACTCTGCCACCACCTCGACCTTCTCCTTCGCCAAATTCCGCGACTCGGCAGGATCGGCCTGATAGTCATACAACTCAAGATCCGCCGTATTGGCCGCCTCACCGGGGACTTTCCACTCCACGAGCCGGTAGCGCTCCGTCCGGATGGAGCGGCCAATTACCTGCTTCCCGTCGCGCTGGCGGGGAAAGGCATGATAGGCGTGATCCCGAACGCGCTTCTCTGGATCCTTCAGCACCGGCACCAGACTTACGCCATCCATCGGTTGAGGAGCGTTTGGTTGATCCAGTCCTGCCAATTCCACCAGCGTAGGGTAGATATCCACCGTCTCCGCGAGTTGTTGCGTGTGGGTGCCGGGTTGAGTCACGCCTGGAGCGACCACCAGCAGCGGGATGTGATTGGCCTGCTCGTAGTTGGTGTGCTTGGTCCACATGCCGTGGTCGCCCAGGTGCCAGCCGTGGTCTCCCCAGAGGATGATGATGGTGTTGTCTGCCATCTTCAGGCGGTCCAGCTCCTCAACCACGCGTCCAATTTGAGCATCCGCATAGCTCATGCTGGCATAATAGCCATGCAGGATCTGGCGACGGATCTCCTCGCTGAGCGGCGGGCGTTGGGGAATGGGTTCGTAGTTGTTGAGCTCCCCCAAGGTTTTTCCCGCGTAGCCTGGAGCACCCTCTGGGGCGCTGCGCAGGGTGGGCAGGACGAACCTGGAGCGGTCGTAGAGCTCCCAGTACTTCCTGGGGGCGGTGAAGGGCAGGTGCGGCTTCACAAAACCGAGTGCGAGGAAAAACGGAGTCTCTGGCCGCTGGCGGGAGTCCTGGAGCCGTTTCACGCCCTCGTCGGCTATCCTGCCATCGGCATAGGCGTTGTCGGGCAAGTCCAGGGCCTCCCAGGCCGGGCCGCGGGGAAGGGTGCCGATCCTGCCCAGATGCTGGTTGGTGAAGTAGGCCTCTTCGCGAGTGAGTTGGCCGGCGGTAGGGCTGCTCGTGTCCCGGTATTCCACCACGCTTTCCGGCTGGAAGGGCACACTCCAGGATCCGGGATCATCGTGATTGCCGTGACCCTTGTGGAGGATCTTGCCCACACCCTCTGCCCGCCAGCCGTGGTTCATGAAATACTGCGTGAGCGTGACCGCATTGGGCACGGCCTCGCGGAAGTTCTCCCTCAGGCCGTAGATGCCCAGAGAGGTGGAGCGGGAGCCCAGCATGAGGTTGTTGCGCGAGGGGGCGCACACAGCCTGGTTGCAGTAAGCCAGATCAAACCTCATGCCGCGGGAGGCGAGCCGGTCCAGGTTTGGCGTCTTGGCCAGGGTGTCCCCATAGCAGCCCAGCACGGGCTTGAGGTCGTCCACACAAAGGAGCAGGACATTGGGGCGGGATCCGGAGGAGGGCGGAGCCCCGTGACCGGAGGCCAGGATTGTCAGGAGGGAAAGACTGGTCAGCAGAAAGAAACGCATGTCCTGGAAACTCAGGGTGCGCCGTGAACTTTCGTGGCAATGCCCAGTCTGCCCCACATGTGGATATTTGAAATCCACATGCACTGTGCCCTGACAGGGAGGGAACGCTACGAGTCCAGCAGTTTCTTCACATTGAGTTCCCGGCCAAAGACCACCAGGATATCGGTGGCCTCGAACACGCGGTCCGGCCCTGGAATGCCGTACACGATGTCGATCTGGGGCGTAATGGAAGTGCAGGAGCTGGCGACCTTGCGTTTCAATATGGTCACCACGTTTAGCTCAAATCGGCCCCGCAGGTCGGCATCCGCCAGGCTCTTGCCGATCAAGGACCGGGGCACATTGATCTCGGCGATTTCGAAGCCCTGGCCGATGGGAAAGGTATTCAGCACATCGGGCGTGCGGAGGGATCTCGCCAGCCACGCAGCGGCCATAGACTCCGGGATGAGGAGTTCTTCGATCTTCAACAGCTTGAGGAGGCGGGCGTGGAGGGGATTGATGATGCGGCTGATGATGCGCTTGGCCCCCAGTTGCTGGACGTTGGCCGCCACGGAGAGGGCGGACTCAAAGTCTTCACCGATGGCGACGATCACCGCATCGCAGTCTGCCACGGGTATTTCCTCGAACACCTCGATGTCAGAGCAGTCGGCGGTGACGAGGTACTCGATCTCGTCCTTCATGTCATCGGTGTGTTCAGGATTGCTGTCCACGCCGATGACTTCGTGGCCGTCTCTCACCAGCTGCCGGGCGAGGTGGGTGCCGAAACTGCCAAGTCCGATGATGCAGAAGCGCATGATGAATGGGGAGGGAGGTTGAGGTCAGACGAGAAGGACGTCTTCCTGGGGGTGGGAGTGGAGGGGTTTGCGAGCCAGCGGCATGAAGGTGGTGGCAAGCGTGAACAGGCCGAGACGACCGACGAACATGTTGAGCACAATGACCAGCTTGGCCCCCGTTGTGAGCTCCGGAGATAGATTGAGGCTGAGGCCGACCGTGGCAAAGGCGCTCACCAGCTCAAAGACGAGGGCGGTGTCTGGAGTGCCGGGCTGAAGCTGGCGGAGAACGGCGAAGTTGACAAACAACCATGCCATAACAAGCACCAGGATGCCAAGGGCACGCGCTCCGGTGCCGGAAGGCAGGCGTCGTCTGAAGAGAGCGATGTGGTCGAGCCCGCGCAACTGGTTCCAAAGGTGCAGCGTGGCAACTGCAAAGACGGTGGTGCGGATCCCGCCCGCGGTGCCGCCTGGTGAACCGCCCACCAGCATCAGAAACACCAGGAGATGGATGGTGACCGGGCCAATGCCACCCATGTCAACGGTGTTGAATCCAGCGGTTCGAGCTGTCACCGAGTGGAAGAATGCAGTCATCCATCGTCCGGCGCTTGAAGCACCGTCGAAGAGCAGAAATTCACTGGCGTAGATGGCCAGGGTGCCGCCGACCACCAGAATCAGTGTGGTGTACAATACGAGGCGGGTGTGCACCCGAAGGCGGGGCCGTGCGAGCGTGGGGTCCATCATCCAGGCGAGCCGTCGTTTGAGAAAACGCAGGCCGTCGTATGCTGGCAGAGTGCCCAGACCACCGAGGATGATGAGAGCACAGACCAGAATTTGCAGCGCTCCGATCTCGTTCACCCATTGATCAGCCAGGTTGTTCGGAAAGGTGGAAAAGCCGGCGTTGCAAAAGGCGGAGACGGAATGGAAGACGGCATGAAACATCCGCTCGCCCGCGTCGTGATCACCCGGCAGGCTGAAGAAGATGGCCACCGCGCCTAGCGCCTCTGCAATGATGGTGAAGATGACGATGAAGCGGAGAGTTTCACCCACGTGAGCCAGCCGCTT contains these protein-coding regions:
- a CDS encoding sulfatase, which gives rise to MRFFLLTSLSLLTILASGHGAPPSSGSRPNVLLLCVDDLKPVLGCYGDTLAKTPNLDRLASRGMRFDLAYCNQAVCAPSRNNLMLGSRSTSLGIYGLRENFREAVPNAVTLTQYFMNHGWRAEGVGKILHKGHGNHDDPGSWSVPFQPESVVEYRDTSSPTAGQLTREEAYFTNQHLGRIGTLPRGPAWEALDLPDNAYADGRIADEGVKRLQDSRQRPETPFFLALGFVKPHLPFTAPRKYWELYDRSRFVLPTLRSAPEGAPGYAGKTLGELNNYEPIPQRPPLSEEIRRQILHGYYASMSYADAQIGRVVEELDRLKMADNTIIILWGDHGWHLGDHGMWTKHTNYEQANHIPLLVVAPGVTQPGTHTQQLAETVDIYPTLVELAGLDQPNAPQPMDGVSLVPVLKDPEKRVRDHAYHAFPRQRDGKQVIGRSIRTERYRLVEWKVPGEAANTADLELYDYQADPAESRNLAKEKVEVVAELRKILGRHPEAKTKPGA
- a CDS encoding potassium channel family protein, whose product is MRFCIIGLGSFGTHLARQLVRDGHEVIGVDSNPEHTDDMKDEIEYLVTADCSDIEVFEEIPVADCDAVIVAIGEDFESALSVAANVQQLGAKRIISRIINPLHARLLKLLKIEELLIPESMAAAWLARSLRTPDVLNTFPIGQGFEIAEINVPRSLIGKSLADADLRGRFELNVVTILKRKVASSCTSITPQIDIVYGIPGPDRVFEATDILVVFGRELNVKKLLDS
- a CDS encoding TrkH family potassium uptake protein — encoded protein: MPAPSIKDSSFAPPLPPSSWLPRLLVSITALAALILVVLQVGFVGEVTPWLHRGTLLLSLLFAVEQSLTWLSRRHLSAWAKREAILLGTALFVLIIMIGLAVAGWMGGHDTKLSLLAHSAVQGVVLAILVLRGLRHQARLTAITLRPGWLLLTGFALIVLAGTALLKMPRAVVPGAELTWLDALFTSTSAVCVTGLTVVNTATFFTPTGQIIILALIQIGGLGIMTLTFFTAAILFQGLSLHDRLLLGEMIAEKRLAHVGETLRFIVIFTIIAEALGAVAIFFSLPGDHDAGERMFHAVFHSVSAFCNAGFSTFPNNLADQWVNEIGALQILVCALIILGGLGTLPAYDGLRFLKRRLAWMMDPTLARPRLRVHTRLVLYTTLILVVGGTLAIYASEFLLFDGASSAGRWMTAFFHSVTARTAGFNTVDMGGIGPVTIHLLVFLMLVGGSPGGTAGGIRTTVFAVATLHLWNQLRGLDHIALFRRRLPSGTGARALGILVLVMAWLFVNFAVLRQLQPGTPDTALVFELVSAFATVGLSLNLSPELTTGAKLVIVLNMFVGRLGLFTLATTFMPLARKPLHSHPQEDVLLV